The genomic interval TCTGGGTACGTTGGGTTTTGTGCAGTGTGTGACGGATTACAGCCGATGTCAAAATCTCACTTGCACTTGGAGCTACTGTTACAGAAGAAGGGGTGGACAAATGATAACTTCATTAGTTAGCCCTCTGGAGTAGTGAAAGCTAAAGTTTGTTGTTCGGTCCCATGTTTTCTGGTGCCTAGAAACCTCATCGATAAGGCTCAAAAGAGGTAACTAAGACTGTCAGATTACAGCAGCGAGCAAGAAATATTCtatattcagtaaatattcagtaaaaataatctataaaatatatatattctagtCGGGGGgtatggcttagtggttagcacattcgcctcatgCCTCCAGGgtggggggttcgattcccaccgtggccctgtgtgtgcggagtttgcatacccggggtttcctctgggtactccggtttcctcccccagtccaaagacatgtgtggtaggctgattggtgtgtccaaagtgtccgtagtgtatgaatgggtgtgtgagtgtgtatgtgattgtgcgatggattggcaccctgtccagggtgtaccccgccttgtgccccatgctccctgggataggctccaggttccccgtgaccctgaaaaggataaagcagtatagaagatggatggatggatatatatatatatatatatatatatatatatatatatatatgtgtgtgtgtgtgtgtgtgtaggctgattggcatttccaaattgtctgtagtgcgtgaatgtgtgtgcgattgtgccatgcgatgggttggcaccccgtccagtgtgtccccagccttgtgccccgagtcctctGGGACAGGATCCAGGCTCTCCGcgagcctgtgtaggataagcagtgtgAAAAATGGATcgatgaatgaataattatagTCAATATAGTATCTTCTGTTCCTTTATGCACTTCAATTATTGATCATGTGAAAGTTAACGTCACCGCTTCACTGAGATATGTGATTCAATTTCACAGATTTCCCATTGGTTTGATGTTCTGCTGCTCCTTAAAAGTGTTTACAATTGTCAAAATCCACGACAGCATGGTTTCCGAGCCCCAGACCTCAGGAGCGAGCAGATGTCCATGTTTCGGTTACATCTGAGCTCCTAACACACATGAATCAAGTGACTAGTGTCATGTAGGTCATGATAGAACCAAAATATTGGCCATCTGGTACCCCTGAGGGCATGCAGCTTCTGAACATGCTTGTGCTCTCTGATTGGCTATTCTCACACTGCCACTGAACTCCAGCAAATCGGAAACGATCATTCTGACTCGGTCacctgtgattggttgttgtgtGCAGGTACTCATTTCAGCAGGCACCAGCACAGCCATGCTACATCCTGCCGACATTTCCACCTGGCCACACCCCTTCCTACTGAGTTCCCGCCAACCGGCCTTGCGGCCCCACAGTACCAGGAAGTCCCACCCACTTTCCTACCTCAGGCCTTACAGCAGCAATACCTCATACAGCAGCAGCTACTGCAGCGCAGGTACACACACCACCGTAGCAACCCCTTATACAAAGCTACAGTAGTGCACAGGCACatagtgtatacacacacacacacacacacacatagaacaGCAGCTCAGGTATGCACATATTTACAGTAGAAAAATACATAGTCTTGTCACATTATATCACATAATATTAAAgatggcttttttatttatttatttttttatgacagACGTACACAAGAGCGTGTTCCTCTCAACACACACCGGTTACGCCCGGGATATGATTATTCCCCTCCCATGCACATTCCTCAGCCAATCACACAACAGCCCAGATACCTAGCCGAGGGCACAGACTGGTGAGTTTtcgacacatgcacacacacattcagacatgcGTATACATACGTATGAGTACTGTTGAGTGAGGGGCACTGATCAGCACTCGCTGCCTCTAACGCTCGTCACGGACGTTATGTCTTTGTGTCAGGGACCTGAGCGTGGACGCGGGTTTGTCACATCAGTACTCGCTGCAGCAGATCCCGCAGCCCTACCAGCACTACTTAGCCtctcccagaatgcaccacttCCCCCGGAATACTTCGTCTACGCAAGTGGTGAgtactaaagtgtgtgtgtgtgtgtaagagaaagGCAAGTGGGAGTAAAAGAGCACGACTATTTCATTATGGGGAAAATGTCCGAGCGTCCGCGGAGCGTCTTTTACCAGCAGACACTGTcaaaaagcagttttacagaaatccaggtGTAGAATCGGCTCCTTATTGAGCAATCCAACGTCCAACAGGGGCAAGAAAACAAACTCAGGGGagcccatcctcttctgggtgacactagATGGGATTATAGATCATTGTTGTTCCTCAACTGTTTACTGTGTTGAACGTATGTTCATTAGGAGCGtcttaatctttataattacgGTATCAGCTCTTAGGTACAAGGCTCGCGTATCCAATGAACACGGACAAGATTCTAGCCATAAAGTGTTTTTGGGGCGTACAATTGTTAGGGTGTTCATACAGAAACATATTCACAGCAGCAGAACGTGAGTCACGAGTACTCACAAGCGGAAGCTCCAAGCAGAAAGAAAGACTTTATCTGTCACATATAGATTACAGTACAGCGTCATTCGGCACCCGTGGAGTATAGTgaattaagggccttgctcaagggcccaacagtggcacctTGGTAGCGCTGATGAGTACCTCAAAGCCACCGAGACACGACTATGACATGTGACAGTAACTATGTGCCGTGGCTATTTCTCTATCGGTTATCCGTGAACTGTACTCGTGTGTGCAGGTTGTCCACGAGGTAAGGAATTATCCGTATCCCCAGCTGCACCTACTGGCTCTGCAGAGTTTAAGCCCCAGCCGACATGCTTCCGCTGTACGGGAGAGTTATGAGGTAACGCACGTACGCATGCACCTCGTGTGACACACTAATCAAAATGACCACGTTTAAAGCAGCACATGCTGATACTCGTGTGCGTTAGGAATTGCTTCAGCTGGAGGATCGTTTGGGCAGCGTGAGCCGAGGAGCCATCCAGACCACCATTGAGAGGTTTACCTTCCCTCACAAGTATAAGAAggtatacgcacacacacatacatgcgcaTGTACACACTTtgcaaataaatgaagaaatacacATAAATCGACAACTCTTCCCATATTGTCCATCATCTTTTAACTATATTATTGTGTTCGCAGCGGAAGCCGTTGGACATGAAGCTGTGTGATGATGAGGAGTCCGACTTGGATGAGAAATGcaccatctgtctgtccatgcTGGAGGATGGCGAGGACGTCAGGTATGAAGTACACTCTCGAGAGTGCAAACTACCTaactctctcttttatttatatatatatatatatatatatatagagagagagagagagagagagagagagatttgatgTCATTTGTCAGTGCACATCTCAGACACCATGCCTTTTTGTCTAGCCTTCTCTTGCCCAAGCCGGCTGCTCAATcagttgtttatttactttttttaagaCATCCAATCAAATTCACATCAGTGTCAAACAAAACTGCACACAGCCACGCTAATTGGTCTTGCGTTAATTGGCACAGTGCACACCACCTGCGACCTGTTCCATTTTAATTACAGCTTCTCTTCAGCACTGCAGGAATACGTTTCACTCCCCAAAGAGCTAGGCTTGACTCAGACGATTTTGAAAACCAGCTGCTGCTTGAGTTAAACAAAGTTTTCTAACTTTTGAGCAAAGTGTTCGGTTTTGAGAAGTTACGTTTATTTACGTTTTCCTCTTGAATGCTTCAGTGCGTTTAAAGGTCGATACGATCTGACTTTCACTTTTTACTTAAGATCTTGGATCTTCTCacattcttctctctctctctctctctctctaggcgATTACCCTGCATGCACCTCTTTCATCAGGTGTGTGTGGATCAGTGGTTGGCCACCAGCAGGAAGTGTCCCATATGCAGAGTGGACATCCAGACACAGCTCACACCTGagagctgaaacacacacacacacacacacacacacacacacacacacacacacacacactgactcagtTCACATTTAGGAATTGAAGCATATAGACATACAAACACAGCTCAGAAATGAGCTCAGGAACACAAACCTCATGCCAACAGTTTAAAGACATCTACTCAGATACAAAACCCATTTATACTCATGCCATCAATAAGTCAAaggtagacacacacacacacacacacacacacacacacacacatacacagactctctctctaGTGTACATAGTGGCCTACACTACATTCTCTGCCTATATACACAGggtcagctctctctctctctctctctctctctctctctctctctctctctctctctaacacacacactcatacctACACTTTACTGAGACAATTCAGACTCTGTTACTGTTCTCTGTCATGCACACACAGGTGTTAGAGTAATGTAAGGATGATATTAAGAGtaacctgtctgtgtgtgtgtgtgtgtgtgtgtgtgtgtgtgtattagtagcatctgtgtgtgtgtgtgtgtgtgtgtttgtgtaattctaAAGCCATGCCCCTAATGAAAGACTTTATACAAG from Ictalurus furcatus strain D&B chromosome 18, Billie_1.0, whole genome shotgun sequence carries:
- the rnf165a gene encoding E3 ubiquitin-protein ligase RNF165 isoform X1; translation: MVLVHVGYLVLPVFGSVRSRGTHFSRHQHSHATSCRHFHLATPLPTEFPPTGLAAPQYQEVPPTFLPQALQQQYLIQQQLLQRRRTQERVPLNTHRLRPGYDYSPPMHIPQPITQQPRYLAEGTDWDLSVDAGLSHQYSLQQIPQPYQHYLASPRMHHFPRNTSSTQVVVHEVRNYPYPQLHLLALQSLSPSRHASAVRESYEELLQLEDRLGSVSRGAIQTTIERFTFPHKYKKRKPLDMKLCDDEESDLDEKCTICLSMLEDGEDVRRLPCMHLFHQVCVDQWLATSRKCPICRVDIQTQLTPES
- the rnf165a gene encoding E3 ubiquitin-protein ligase RNF165 isoform X2 — encoded protein: MVLVHVGYLVLPVFGSVRSRGTHFSRHQHSHATSCRHFHLATPLPTEFPPTGLAAPQYQEVPPTFLPQALQQQYLIQQQLLQRRYTHHRSNPLYKATVVHRRTQERVPLNTHRLRPGYDYSPPMHIPQPITQQPRYLAEGTDWDLSVDAGLSHQYSLQQIPQPYQHYLASPRMHHFPRNTSSTQVVVHEVRNYPYPQLHLLALQSLSPSRHASAVRESYEELLQLEDRLGSVSRGAIQTTIERFTFPHKYKKRKPLDMKLCDDEESDLDEKCTICLSMLEDGEDVRRLPCMHLFHQVCVDQWLATSRKCPICRVDIQTQLTPES
- the rnf165a gene encoding E3 ubiquitin-protein ligase RNF165 isoform X3 produces the protein MVLVHVGYLVLPVFGSVRSRGTHFSRHQHSHATSCRHFHLATPLPTEFPPTGLAAPQYQEVPPTFLPQALQQQYLIQQQLLQRRYTHHHGFFIYLFFYDRRTQERVPLNTHRLRPGYDYSPPMHIPQPITQQPRYLAEGTDWDLSVDAGLSHQYSLQQIPQPYQHYLASPRMHHFPRNTSSTQVVVHEVRNYPYPQLHLLALQSLSPSRHASAVRESYEELLQLEDRLGSVSRGAIQTTIERFTFPHKYKKRKPLDMKLCDDEESDLDEKCTICLSMLEDGEDVRRLPCMHLFHQVCVDQWLATSRKCPICRVDIQTQLTPES